Proteins encoded in a region of the Microbacterium neungamense genome:
- a CDS encoding ABC transporter permease: MLRTIGRRLLFLIPTLFGLSILLFAWVRALPGGPAVALLGEKATPDAVERVNRLYGFDRPLIEQYVTWIGRLLQGDFGASIVTSRPVVEEFFRRFPATIELSVLALIFAVGVGIPLGYWAARRHGRFSDHSAVVLSLVGITIPVFFLAFILKYVFAVELGWLPSDGRQNPRIDATHVTGFYVWDGIITGEFDAAWDAILHLVLPALALGTIPLAIIVRITRASVLEVQNADYVRTGKAKGVTQSTLRSRFILRNAMLPVITTIGLQTGLLISGAVLTETVFAFPGIGSFLARAIFARDFPVLQGFIIFIAIAYALINLAVDISYSLIDPRVRVQ; this comes from the coding sequence GTGCTGCGCACCATCGGCAGGCGACTGCTGTTCCTCATCCCCACCCTCTTCGGCCTGAGCATCCTCCTGTTCGCGTGGGTCAGGGCCCTGCCCGGCGGCCCCGCGGTCGCGCTTCTCGGCGAGAAGGCGACGCCGGATGCCGTGGAGCGGGTCAATCGGCTCTACGGCTTCGACCGGCCCCTGATCGAGCAGTACGTCACGTGGATCGGACGGCTGCTGCAGGGCGACTTCGGCGCGTCGATCGTGACCTCGCGCCCCGTCGTGGAGGAGTTCTTCCGCCGCTTCCCGGCGACGATCGAGCTCAGCGTGCTCGCGCTGATCTTCGCCGTCGGCGTGGGCATCCCCCTCGGATACTGGGCCGCGCGCCGGCACGGCAGGTTCAGCGACCACTCCGCGGTGGTGCTGAGCCTGGTCGGCATCACGATCCCGGTGTTCTTCCTGGCGTTCATCCTGAAGTACGTGTTCGCGGTGGAGCTGGGCTGGCTGCCGTCGGACGGCCGGCAGAACCCGCGCATCGACGCCACGCACGTCACCGGGTTCTACGTCTGGGACGGCATCATCACCGGAGAGTTCGACGCCGCGTGGGACGCGATCCTGCACCTCGTCCTGCCGGCGCTCGCCCTCGGCACCATCCCGCTGGCGATCATCGTGCGGATCACGCGCGCCAGCGTGCTGGAGGTGCAGAACGCCGACTACGTCCGCACCGGCAAGGCCAAGGGCGTGACCCAGAGCACCCTGCGCAGCCGGTTCATCCTGCGCAACGCCATGCTGCCGGTGATCACCACGATCGGCCTGCAGACCGGCCTGCTGATCTCGGGGGCGGTGCTCACCGAGACGGTGTTCGCCTTCCCCGGCATCGGATCGTTCCTGGCGCGGGCGATCTTCGCGCGCGACTTCCCGGTGCTGCAGGGCTTCATCATCTTCATCGCGATCGCGTACGCGCTGATCAACCTCGCGGTGGACATCTCGTACAGCCTGATCGACCCGAGAGTGAGGGTGCAGTGA
- a CDS encoding ABC transporter substrate-binding protein → MHYSPTRRGRLIAVAGAAVAAMLLSGCVASQRDDDNGDEGAAEVDTTFVFAASADPASLDPAIAQDGETFRVSRQIFEGLVGTKPGTADPAPLLAEEWESSEDGMTHTFTLKEGVTFHDGTPFNAEAVCYNFDRWYNWTGLLASEALGYYYNKLFKGYASNPADAVYKSCTPDGEHSVTIELNKPFAGFVASLSLPAFGMQSPSALKEFGADEVGGTAEAPVLSEYAKAHPVGTGPFKFESWSTGENVTLTAYEDYWGEQGQIEEIIFRVIGEPTARRQALEAGDIDGYDLVGPADTKALEEAGFTMVSRPPFTILYLGFNQAVPELQDIRVRQALSHAIDKDALIKQVLPEGTQKATQFVPEVVNGYNPDVTTYEYDPEKAKALLAEAGFTAENPLSLTFNYPVNVSRPYMPNPEQIFTVLSKQLEEVGVQITPETDAWSPDYLDKITGTPDHGIHLLGWTGDYNDTDNFVGVFFGQPSSEWGFDNPELFQKLTEARGISSLEEQTPLYEEINEDVAQFIPGVPLAHPAPTLAFSPRVKSYPASPVNDEVFTDIVLTE, encoded by the coding sequence ATGCACTACTCACCCACGCGTCGGGGACGGCTGATCGCCGTCGCCGGAGCCGCCGTCGCGGCGATGCTGCTGTCCGGATGCGTCGCGAGCCAGCGCGACGACGACAACGGCGACGAGGGCGCCGCCGAGGTCGACACGACCTTCGTGTTCGCGGCATCCGCGGACCCGGCCAGCCTCGACCCCGCCATCGCCCAGGACGGCGAGACGTTCCGCGTCTCCCGCCAGATCTTCGAGGGCCTGGTCGGCACCAAGCCCGGCACGGCCGACCCGGCCCCGCTGCTCGCCGAGGAGTGGGAGTCGTCCGAGGACGGCATGACCCACACCTTCACCCTGAAAGAGGGCGTCACCTTCCACGACGGCACCCCGTTCAACGCCGAGGCCGTCTGCTACAACTTCGACCGCTGGTACAACTGGACCGGGCTGCTGGCCTCCGAGGCGCTCGGCTACTACTACAACAAGCTGTTCAAGGGCTACGCCTCCAACCCGGCCGACGCCGTCTACAAGTCCTGTACGCCCGACGGCGAGCACTCGGTGACGATCGAGCTGAACAAGCCGTTCGCGGGGTTCGTGGCCTCCCTGTCGCTGCCGGCGTTCGGCATGCAGAGCCCGTCCGCGCTGAAGGAGTTCGGCGCCGACGAGGTGGGCGGCACCGCCGAGGCGCCCGTGCTCTCCGAGTACGCCAAGGCGCACCCGGTCGGCACCGGCCCGTTCAAGTTCGAGTCGTGGAGCACGGGCGAGAACGTCACGCTGACCGCCTACGAGGACTACTGGGGCGAGCAGGGCCAGATCGAGGAGATCATCTTCCGGGTGATCGGCGAGCCCACCGCCCGCCGGCAGGCGCTCGAGGCCGGCGACATCGACGGCTACGACCTGGTCGGCCCGGCCGACACCAAGGCGCTCGAGGAGGCCGGGTTCACGATGGTGTCCCGCCCGCCGTTCACGATCCTGTACCTCGGCTTCAACCAGGCCGTCCCGGAGCTGCAGGACATCCGCGTCCGGCAGGCGCTGTCGCACGCGATCGACAAGGACGCGCTGATCAAGCAGGTGCTCCCTGAGGGCACGCAGAAGGCGACGCAGTTCGTCCCCGAGGTCGTCAACGGCTACAACCCCGACGTGACCACGTACGAGTACGACCCGGAGAAGGCCAAGGCTCTCCTCGCGGAGGCCGGCTTCACCGCCGAGAACCCGCTCAGCCTGACCTTCAACTACCCGGTCAACGTGTCGCGTCCGTACATGCCGAACCCGGAGCAGATCTTCACCGTCCTCTCGAAGCAGCTCGAGGAGGTCGGGGTGCAGATCACGCCGGAGACGGATGCCTGGAGCCCGGACTACCTGGACAAGATCACCGGCACCCCCGACCACGGCATCCACCTGCTCGGCTGGACCGGCGACTACAACGACACCGACAACTTCGTCGGCGTCTTCTTCGGGCAGCCCAGCTCCGAGTGGGGCTTCGACAACCCGGAGCTGTTCCAGAAGCTGACCGAGGCCCGGGGCATCTCGAGCCTGGAGGAGCAGACCCCGCTGTACGAGGAGATCAACGAGGACGTCGCGCAGTTCATCCCGGGCGTTCCGCTCGCCCACCCGGCTCCGACCCTGGCGTTCTCGCCGCGGGTGAAGAGCTACCCGGCGAGCCCGGTGAACGACGAGGTGTTCACGGACATCGTCCTGACCGAGTGA
- a CDS encoding DNA-directed RNA polymerase subunit beta gives MAAARNASTSTTTPKNGRGASRLSFAKISDTLTVPDLLALQTESFGWLVGNDAWKARVAEAKAAGRTDVSEISGLGEVFEEISPIEDLGETMQLSFTNPYLEPEKYSIEECKERGKTYAAPLYVEAEFMNHQTGEIKTQTVFMGDFPLQTDKGTFIINGSERVVVSQLVRSPGVYFDKTPDKTSDKDIVSARVIPSRGAWLEFEIDKRDQVGVRIDRKRKQSVTVFLKALGMTSEEILAEFAGFPSIEETLAKDTILTKDDALRDIYRKLRPGEQVAAEAARALLDNFYFNPKRYDLAKVGRYKINHKLGLDTPLTESVLTVEDIVATIKYLVRLHRGDETFEGIRGGKKTEIRLATDDIDNFGNRRIRAVGELIQNQVRTGLSRMERVVRERMTTQDIEAITPQTLINVRPVVAAIKEFFGTSQLSQFMDQNNPLAGLTNKRRLSALGPGGLSRDRAGVEVRDVHPSHYGRMCPIETPEGPNIGLIGALATFARINSFGFIETPYRKVVDGRVTDQIDYLTAAEEVEFNIAQANAPLDADGRFRESHVLARPKGGSGEVDLFLPEEIGYIDVSPRQMVSVATSLVPFLEHDDAQRALMGANMQRQAVPLLRSESPLVGTGMEGYTAIDAGDVIAAEKAGVVSEVSADRVVVMLDEGGTQEYHLRKFDRSNQGTSYNQRVIVSAGERVEVGEVIADGPATENGELALGKNLLVAFMPWEGHNFEDAIILSQELVKDDTLSSIHIEEYEVDARDTKLGAEEITRDLPNVSPELLKDLDERGIIRIGAEVRPGDILVGKVTPKGETELSAEERLLRAIFNEKSREVRDTSLKVPHGEQGTIIAVKEFNAEDGDDELGSGVNRRVVVYIAQKRKITEGDKLAGRHGNKGVIAKILPVEDMPFLADGTPVDVVLNPLGIPGRMNFGQVLETHLGWAAKQGWKIEGNPEWAEKLPKEAYDVAPNTKVATPVFDGAREEEIAGLLDSTLPTRDGERLIDSSGKTTLFDGRSGEPFPAPISVGYMYILKLHHLVDDKIHARSTGPYSMITQQPLGGKAQFGGQRFGEMEVWALEAYGAAYALQELLTIKSDDILGRVKVYEAIVKGENIQEPGIPESFKVLMKEMQSLCLNVEVLSADGTAVNLRDTDDEAYRAAEELGINISSRFEAASIDEI, from the coding sequence TTGGCTGCTGCTCGCAACGCATCCACATCCACCACCACCCCCAAGAACGGACGCGGAGCATCCCGCCTCTCGTTCGCCAAGATCTCCGACACGCTGACGGTCCCCGACCTCCTCGCCCTGCAGACCGAGTCCTTCGGCTGGCTCGTCGGCAACGACGCCTGGAAGGCGCGCGTGGCCGAGGCCAAGGCCGCCGGCCGCACCGACGTCTCCGAGATCTCCGGTCTGGGTGAGGTCTTCGAGGAGATCTCCCCGATCGAGGACCTCGGCGAGACGATGCAGCTCTCGTTCACGAACCCGTACCTCGAGCCGGAGAAGTACTCCATCGAGGAGTGCAAGGAGCGCGGCAAGACGTACGCCGCCCCGCTGTACGTCGAGGCCGAGTTCATGAACCACCAGACCGGTGAGATCAAGACGCAGACGGTCTTCATGGGCGACTTCCCGCTGCAGACCGACAAGGGCACGTTCATCATCAACGGCTCCGAGCGCGTCGTCGTCTCGCAGCTGGTGCGCTCGCCCGGCGTCTACTTCGACAAGACCCCGGACAAGACCAGCGACAAGGACATCGTGTCCGCCCGCGTCATCCCCAGCCGCGGCGCCTGGCTCGAGTTCGAGATCGACAAGCGCGACCAGGTCGGCGTGCGCATCGACCGCAAGCGCAAGCAGTCCGTGACCGTCTTCCTCAAGGCGCTCGGCATGACCAGCGAGGAGATCCTCGCCGAGTTCGCCGGGTTCCCGTCGATCGAGGAGACCCTCGCGAAGGACACCATCCTCACCAAGGATGACGCGCTCCGCGACATCTACCGCAAGCTGCGTCCGGGTGAGCAGGTCGCCGCCGAGGCCGCCCGCGCGCTGCTGGACAACTTCTACTTCAACCCGAAGCGCTACGACCTGGCCAAGGTGGGTCGCTACAAGATCAACCACAAGCTGGGCCTGGACACCCCGCTCACCGAGTCGGTGCTCACGGTCGAGGACATCGTCGCGACCATCAAGTACCTGGTGCGCCTGCACCGCGGCGACGAGACCTTCGAGGGCATCCGCGGCGGCAAGAAGACCGAGATCCGCCTCGCCACCGACGACATCGACAACTTCGGCAACCGCCGCATCCGCGCCGTCGGCGAGCTGATCCAGAACCAGGTCCGCACCGGTCTGTCCCGTATGGAGCGCGTCGTCCGCGAGCGCATGACCACGCAGGACATCGAGGCGATCACCCCGCAGACCCTGATCAACGTGCGCCCCGTCGTGGCCGCGATCAAGGAGTTCTTCGGCACCTCGCAGCTGTCCCAGTTCATGGACCAGAACAACCCGCTCGCGGGTCTGACCAACAAGCGCCGCCTCTCGGCCCTCGGCCCCGGTGGTCTGAGCCGTGACCGCGCCGGCGTCGAGGTCCGTGACGTGCACCCGTCGCACTACGGCCGCATGTGCCCGATCGAGACGCCGGAAGGCCCGAACATCGGTCTGATCGGTGCGCTCGCGACCTTCGCGCGCATCAACTCCTTCGGCTTCATCGAGACGCCGTACCGCAAGGTCGTCGACGGCCGGGTCACCGACCAGATCGACTACCTGACCGCGGCGGAGGAGGTCGAGTTCAACATCGCGCAGGCGAACGCCCCGCTCGACGCGGACGGCCGCTTCCGCGAGAGCCACGTGCTCGCGCGCCCCAAGGGCGGCAGCGGTGAGGTGGACCTGTTCCTCCCCGAGGAGATCGGCTACATCGACGTCTCCCCGCGCCAGATGGTGTCGGTGGCGACCTCGCTCGTGCCGTTCCTCGAGCACGACGACGCGCAGCGCGCGCTCATGGGCGCGAACATGCAGCGTCAGGCCGTGCCGCTGCTGCGCTCGGAGTCCCCGCTGGTCGGAACCGGCATGGAGGGCTACACCGCGATCGACGCCGGTGACGTGATCGCCGCCGAGAAGGCCGGTGTGGTCAGCGAGGTCTCCGCCGACCGCGTCGTCGTCATGCTCGACGAGGGCGGCACGCAGGAGTACCACCTGCGCAAGTTCGACCGCTCCAACCAGGGCACCTCCTACAACCAGCGCGTGATCGTCTCCGCCGGCGAGCGGGTCGAGGTCGGCGAGGTCATCGCCGACGGCCCCGCCACCGAGAACGGCGAGCTCGCTCTCGGCAAGAACCTGCTCGTGGCGTTCATGCCGTGGGAGGGCCACAACTTCGAGGACGCGATCATCCTCAGCCAGGAGCTGGTGAAGGACGACACCCTCTCCTCGATCCACATCGAGGAGTACGAGGTCGACGCCCGCGACACCAAGCTGGGCGCGGAGGAGATCACCCGTGACCTCCCCAACGTCAGCCCCGAGCTGCTGAAGGACCTGGACGAGCGCGGCATCATCCGCATCGGCGCCGAGGTCCGCCCTGGTGACATCCTCGTCGGCAAGGTCACGCCGAAGGGCGAGACCGAGCTGTCGGCCGAGGAGCGCCTGCTCCGCGCGATCTTCAACGAGAAGAGCCGCGAGGTGCGCGACACCTCCCTCAAGGTGCCGCACGGCGAGCAGGGCACGATCATCGCGGTCAAGGAGTTCAACGCCGAGGACGGCGACGACGAGCTCGGCTCCGGCGTGAACCGCCGCGTCGTGGTCTACATCGCCCAGAAGCGCAAGATCACCGAGGGCGACAAGCTCGCCGGCCGTCACGGCAACAAGGGCGTCATCGCGAAGATCCTGCCGGTCGAGGACATGCCGTTCCTCGCCGACGGCACCCCGGTCGACGTGGTCCTCAACCCGCTCGGCATCCCGGGCCGCATGAACTTCGGTCAGGTGCTGGAGACCCACCTCGGATGGGCCGCCAAGCAGGGCTGGAAGATCGAGGGCAACCCGGAGTGGGCTGAAAAGCTCCCGAAGGAGGCGTACGACGTCGCCCCCAACACGAAGGTCGCGACCCCGGTGTTCGACGGCGCCCGCGAGGAGGAGATCGCCGGTCTCCTCGACTCCACGCTGCCGACCCGCGACGGCGAGCGCCTGATCGACTCGTCCGGTAAGACGACGCTGTTCGACGGCCGCTCCGGCGAGCCGTTCCCGGCGCCGATCTCGGTGGGCTACATGTACATCCTGAAGCTCCACCACCTGGTCGACGACAAGATCCACGCGCGCTCCACCGGCCCGTACTCGATGATCACCCAGCAGCCGCTCGGCGGTAAGGCCCAGTTCGGTGGCCAGCGCTTCGGTGAGATGGAGGTGTGGGCCCTCGAGGCCTACGGTGCCGCGTACGCGCTGCAGGAGCTCCTCACCATCAAGTCCGACGACATCCTCGGTCGCGTCAAGGTGTACGAGGCCATCGTCAAGGGCGAGAACATCCAGGAGCCGGGCATCCCCGAGTCGTTCAAGGTGCTCATGAAGGAGATGCAGTCGCTCTGCCTGAACGTCGAGGTGCTCTCGGCCGACGGCACGGCGGTCAACCTCCGTGACACCGACGACGAGGCCTACCGCGCCGCGGAGGAGCTCGGCATCAACATCTCCAGCCGTTTCGAAGCCGCGTCGATCGACGAGATCTGA
- a CDS encoding ABC transporter ATP-binding protein, translating to MSERDTVTAQPLLQVSDLAVDFTTIDGVVHAVEGVDLEIAPGETVAIVGESGSGKSTTAMAVIGLLASGGRVAGGSIRLDGRELVGIPESELRSIRGRDIGMVPQDPMSNLNPVAKIGTQVAETLLAHGLANRQNVHEKVIEALAAAGLPDPERRAKQYPHELSGGLRQRALIAIGLACRPRLLIADEPTSALDVTVQRTILDQLATMTRDLGTAVLLITHDLGLAAERAQRVVVMHRGRVVEQGPARRILDDPQHPYTQSLVKAAPSIAAVRLRPEAYRRPADAGDASTGSASDGTASGGSASGGSASGSSDNIVEIENLRKVYPVRGRGEDFVAVDDVSLAIPRGETVAIVGESGSGKTTTARMLLKLIEPTAGSIRFEGRDIFALDRAQTRDFRQRVQPVFQDPYSSLNPMFTIERLIAEPLEFYKRGSRAERRARVRQLLDDVALPQSMLQRYPSELSGGQRQRVAIARALALSPDLVVCDEPVSALDVLVQAQILTLLGDLQREYGLSYLFISHDLAVVRLISDYVCVMKDGALVEAASSEEIFTNPRDPYTRRLLASIPGNELGIAS from the coding sequence ATGAGCGAGCGCGACACCGTGACCGCGCAGCCGCTGCTGCAGGTGAGCGATCTGGCCGTGGACTTCACCACGATCGACGGCGTGGTGCACGCCGTCGAGGGCGTCGATCTGGAGATCGCCCCCGGCGAGACGGTCGCGATCGTGGGCGAGTCCGGGTCGGGCAAGTCCACCACCGCGATGGCCGTGATCGGACTGCTCGCCTCGGGCGGGCGGGTCGCCGGCGGCAGCATCCGTCTGGACGGGCGCGAGCTCGTCGGCATTCCGGAGAGCGAGCTGCGCAGCATCCGCGGCCGCGACATCGGGATGGTCCCGCAGGACCCGATGTCGAACCTCAACCCGGTGGCGAAGATCGGCACGCAGGTCGCCGAGACGCTGCTGGCGCACGGCCTCGCGAACCGGCAGAACGTGCACGAGAAGGTGATCGAGGCGCTCGCCGCCGCGGGCCTGCCCGACCCGGAGCGGCGGGCGAAGCAGTACCCGCACGAGCTGTCCGGCGGTCTGCGGCAGCGGGCGCTGATCGCGATCGGCCTGGCCTGCCGGCCGCGGCTGCTCATCGCCGACGAGCCGACCAGCGCCCTGGACGTCACCGTGCAGCGCACCATCCTCGACCAGCTCGCGACGATGACCCGCGACCTCGGCACGGCGGTGCTGCTGATCACGCACGACCTCGGCCTCGCCGCCGAACGCGCCCAGCGCGTGGTGGTGATGCACCGCGGCCGCGTGGTCGAGCAGGGCCCGGCGCGGCGGATCCTCGACGACCCGCAGCATCCGTACACCCAGAGCCTGGTGAAGGCCGCCCCGTCGATCGCCGCCGTGCGCCTGCGGCCGGAGGCGTACCGGCGCCCCGCAGACGCGGGGGACGCTTCGACGGGCTCAGCGTCCGACGGCACAGCGTCCGGCGGCTCGGCGTCCGGCGGCTCGGCGTCCGGCAGTTCGGACAACATCGTCGAGATCGAGAACCTCCGCAAGGTGTACCCGGTCCGCGGCCGCGGCGAGGACTTCGTGGCCGTCGACGACGTCTCGCTCGCGATCCCGCGCGGCGAGACGGTGGCGATCGTGGGGGAGTCCGGCTCCGGGAAGACCACCACGGCACGGATGCTGCTGAAGCTGATCGAGCCGACCGCCGGCAGCATCCGTTTCGAGGGCCGCGACATCTTCGCCCTCGACCGGGCGCAGACCCGCGACTTCCGCCAGCGCGTGCAGCCGGTGTTCCAGGACCCGTACTCCAGCCTGAACCCGATGTTCACGATCGAGCGGCTGATCGCCGAGCCGCTGGAGTTCTACAAGCGGGGCAGCCGGGCCGAGCGGCGTGCGCGCGTGCGGCAGCTGCTCGACGACGTCGCGCTGCCGCAGTCGATGCTGCAGCGGTACCCGTCCGAGCTGTCCGGCGGGCAGCGTCAGCGGGTGGCGATCGCCCGGGCGCTGGCGCTCTCGCCCGACCTGGTGGTCTGCGACGAGCCGGTGTCGGCGCTGGACGTGCTGGTGCAGGCGCAGATCCTCACCCTCCTCGGCGACCTCCAGCGCGAGTACGGGCTGAGCTACCTGTTCATCTCGCACGACCTCGCCGTGGTGCGTCTGATCAGCGACTACGTCTGCGTGATGAAGGACGGCGCGCTGGTGGAGGCGGCGAGCTCTGAGGAGATCTTCACGAACCCCCGCGACCCGTACACGCGCCGGCTCCTCGCGTCCATCCCCGGCAACGAACTCGGCATCGCGTCCTGA
- a CDS encoding ABC transporter permease produces MSAVLPPAQGPMAEGEVVDTVAVAQAGLKKGPGGFWRDVFRRIRRNPTAWIGAAIVGVFLLVAALAPLIAPYPETALPGASDITPTHIPGPGELPEFPLGLDRFGGDVLSKLIWGAQASLMVGVVSTAFGLVGGMLLGLLAGTFGGWVDTLIMRLVDIILSVPNLLLAVSIAAILGQTPSAVMIAIGASQVPIFARLLRASMLQQRTSEYVLSAQTLGLGRGAITMTHVLPNAIGPVIVQGTLTLATAVIDAAALSFLGLGGGRPETAEWGRMLTYAQSELAIAPWLAFLPGICIAVTALGFTLFGEALREAMDPRTRAR; encoded by the coding sequence ATGAGCGCAGTCCTCCCACCGGCCCAGGGGCCCATGGCCGAGGGCGAGGTCGTCGACACCGTCGCGGTGGCGCAGGCCGGCCTGAAGAAGGGACCGGGCGGCTTCTGGCGGGACGTGTTCCGCCGCATCCGCCGCAACCCCACCGCGTGGATCGGAGCCGCCATCGTCGGCGTGTTCCTGCTGGTCGCGGCGCTCGCGCCGCTGATCGCCCCGTACCCGGAGACCGCGCTGCCCGGCGCCAGCGACATCACCCCGACGCACATCCCCGGGCCCGGGGAGCTGCCGGAGTTCCCCCTCGGCCTCGACCGCTTCGGCGGCGACGTGCTCTCCAAGCTCATCTGGGGCGCGCAGGCGTCGCTCATGGTCGGCGTCGTCTCGACCGCCTTCGGCCTCGTCGGCGGGATGCTGCTGGGCCTGCTCGCCGGCACGTTCGGCGGCTGGGTGGACACCCTCATCATGCGCCTCGTGGACATCATCCTGTCGGTGCCGAACCTGCTGCTCGCGGTGTCGATCGCGGCGATCCTCGGCCAGACGCCGTCCGCGGTGATGATCGCGATCGGCGCCTCGCAGGTGCCGATCTTCGCCCGCCTGCTGCGCGCGTCGATGCTGCAGCAGCGCACCTCCGAGTACGTGCTGTCGGCGCAGACCCTGGGTCTCGGCCGCGGCGCGATCACGATGACGCACGTGCTGCCGAACGCGATCGGCCCGGTCATCGTGCAGGGCACGCTGACCCTCGCCACCGCGGTCATCGACGCGGCGGCGCTGTCGTTCCTCGGTCTCGGCGGCGGGCGTCCCGAGACGGCGGAGTGGGGACGGATGCTGACCTACGCCCAGAGCGAGCTGGCGATCGCCCCGTGGCTGGCGTTCCTGCCCGGCATCTGCATCGCGGTCACCGCCCTGGGCTTCACCCTGTTCGGCGAGGCGCTGCGCGAGGCGATGGACCCGCGGACGAGGGCGCGATGA